The stretch of DNA ACATTCTACCCAATATTCATCAAGTCAAATTGTGCCAAAAAGAGCTAAAAGTTGTGTCATTGCACCCTCGAAACAGCCTCGTTCAACTCCTCGAGCGATGAAGGGAAAAGCTCTATATACCGACTCCCAAGCGTCATCCTATCCTTGGCCAGCGCGGCCTTGGCATCCTCGGGATTAGCAAACTCCACGAATCCTTCTCCGGTAGGCCTCCTTTTGAATTTAAACTTGATATGAATGGACTTGTCTGACAAAACAAACTCTTTGAAAAAAGTTTTGATATCGTCGTTGGCTGCTGAATACGGTAGCCCCCTCATTCGCAATACACATGTTCCTTCAGTCAGGTCCTGATCGTCAGATTGTTTATCCAATAATCTGGTTTCGAAACAGGTAAAGAAATGAAGTTACGCTATAATAATTCTGAGGATTCCAACAGATCACGACATATTTCATAATGGCGTAAAATATCACCCCATTTCCATAACCTTGTAAGATTATCCCtgtttagtaaaatagttagcttatcagccaattttagcttacttgaccactattaactgtttgacttggtgttggttaaaaaatcaatataattattcggttaatcaactttttgtaacgactaatttaccaaacacatttctacaataagctaatgttatcaactagtcatgtCCCCTAATCCAAtaagctaacagtcatttaccaaatagggcctatATTTGCCCCACTACACACAATAACTTAGCAAAGAGACAGGCAACTCATTGAGCATTTATAGAAGAATGAAACAAATAATCATTTGTTAAAGGAGaggaaataattttaaaaaatagaattaacaaTTACTGAATAGAAGAGCGCATATGTGATATGACACAAAAATCGTTACCTGCCCCTTGAAACCGCTTCCTCCAATACCTCGCGAGATGAAAGGAAAAGCTCAATATACCGACTCCCTATTGTCATCATATCCTTAGCCATTGCAGCTTTTGAGTCTTCTGCATTTGAGAACTCAACAAATGCTTCCCCGGTTGCCTTCCCTGCTGAATTGGCAGTTAAGTGAATCGAGTTTTCTGAAAGAGAAAAATCCTTGAAGAATTTTATAATATCTTCCTTGCTAGCAGAGAATGGCAGACCCCTCAAGCGTAGCACTCCTGTATGTTCTTCCAAGTCCTTCCCATCTTCAGAAGGCCTTGCCCTCAGAATCGAACCACTACGAGTAAAGTCCCTCCCGTCTTCAGAAGGCCTTGCCTTTGGAACTGAAACTCTACGAGCATCCGAGAATTCATTTGCTACAGCCCTATAATATTCCTTCTTCTCACTTTTGAAAACCTCAACATATCTTTTACCCATGTTCTGCATGTTCCTCTGAAGAGCAAAATCGACTTGAAGTGAGTATCCAAGAACACAATAAGCTTCTCCAGTAAACTTACCGCCCTTGTGAACAAGCACCACATCAACTACATCCAAACCGTGCAAGAAATCTGCAATCTGACGCTCCGTGCAACCAAATGGGAGGCCACGAAGTCGTACAACAGGGAAAGCTGGAGGCTTGCCAATATACGGGTGATCCGGGGGAAGGGGAGGAGGAGGGTTGTAAGTATAATTTGAAACTGGCGGAATCGAATAATAAGAAGATCCCTCATCCATTATGCGCTGCCTTTTCAGCCCCATTTCCCTGGGATCACCACTATCAAAATACCTTCTGTATTACAATCATAAATCAAATACTTCAGTCACTACTTAAACTACATTGTGCAGAACAATCGTACTTAAAACTATGATATTTATGCATTAGTGCATTACCCAACTACTCTCCGGATAGCAAAAgattaacaaaaacaacaaatgaaacaaaaacaaagagtcactatctttttttttttagtgacccATAGTCACTACCCGCAGGTGTGCATTTGGTAAACCCCGCAGTCACTTGGTAAACCCTGCCTTGTGACCCCCTAAAACCTAAATACTAAACCGATAAAGGACAACAAGGAGTTAAACAAGCCTAGATTGTCCATAGTGTtcaactcaaactaagaaggtcaatagatCACTCACGCAGAAAGTAGAACTTATAATCTTGTGGTTATTATGTCGGTTTGCCACAATTCCGCAGAGAGTAGAACTTATAATCTTATGGTTACTAAGCTAACCGCCTGACTAACTGGACTAGGTTGCCCCTAGAAAGACACTATCTAATTGCAAGAacatcaattttaaaaagttacacctaaaaaaaacaaaaattatttaaatttgaacaaCTGTTGCCTGTTGGTCATATTTCTCTTTATTGAGTTATCAAAGAAGAAATTATATAGGGTTCAACGGCTCTGTTCATCTATGCCGCCGCCTACCGGCAAGAGTCTGCTAAAGCGAATGGCTTTCAAGGAAGAGCTCAAGAAAAGTATGGCGATGGGATTATCTATAAATATTTGGATTGGAACATTGTGTTATTATAATCAAATAACGCAAATATATCAGATTCTGCGTCGTAAACTATTCAAATGAAGCCAAATGCCACCCAGAAATTACTTCAATTCTTCGTACCAATACAACAAAGAATCAAATAGAAAAGAAGGGTTATTACTTCTTACCCTCTGTAAAACATTGTTGAATTGTAGCTTCTAGAAGAGCCAATCGATGAATCTGTATTCTTTGTGTGTTTATCCCGGGCTTTAGGGCTTGGGGATTGGAGGGTTTTGCTTCTTTCTTGtcattgagatttgagaatgcAATGAGCTTCGTCTGGTTATGCGTAGGAGCTTAATTAAACGAGAAATCGCGGGAGTGTCACAGAATCTGATGGTGGGATATTGATCAACTATTATACTGTGAATCATATAATCGAATAATATACCTCCAGTAtataattaacttttaaaatgtatttttaaaaagtacattatttgaatactgaaagtttaatacacaaataatacacttttagttctaaaaaaaatgtaatttttgtaattatttacacaaaaaaaaaaaaaggcctcACTTGTTTTTTTCTCAATGTTATTGCCTTACTTGttacttaaaatttaatattatactaGTTCTCAATGTTATTGCCTTACTTGttacttaaaatttaatattatactagtattttactCATATgatgcaagaaaaaaaattatgtaaaatgtacatttttcataataccaccacattttttttaattatctttgTTCTTGACTGTTAATTTAGATTTGATAAAAGAATGAGATTTAACCTTTTGTTTTGCTTTGCCTATGCAATATTTCGCATTAGACCCATTTTCTGTTTTAATgagaagaaaaatttaaaaggtGTTCAGTTAAAAGGAAGAAATTAGAGAGAAAAGAAATTGTCACTTGCTagaaaaagaataaggtgaaaataaagtaagaacacaaattacattgtttggtaggaATAAATAGAATTATAGAGAATGAGAAGGAAAGAAGTGgtataaagattaaaatatccttatgtaataataataataataacaataataacaccaagaaaacttttgtcatttcttttcttttttcttttcccatAACCATTGAATTGCAATATATGAGGTAaccataaaatgaaattcaacaAAAGGAGagaattacaaatttcatttaatCCAACATTGTAATTTACCTTGTCATGGAATAAAGTAAGAAATGAATTCCAACTAGATACAGTATTACTGTGTTCCATAACTCTAGGTGCATAATACATGTTTGCTAAAATGTCCTCACAATAAAATGAATCCATGACAAGAAAAGATAAACAAGGCTGACCTTAGGACACATTTTTATCAGCTTTGCCCCGTGACCGATCTGTTCAAGTCTACATCATTCTTCATAGAAGGCAATGTACACTTTACATGACTTCAGCAAAAGGAAACCACAGGAGGTCAAGATTTGAGCTTTTTAAGATTATTCCGAGATACAAAACTTACATACATTGTACCTTGTGGGGTGAGGAATCCCCGCCCCTACCCCAGAAGAGACTCATCTGGGGTAAAATCGGAAATATGAAAAACCAAAACATAGAGAGAAGCATGAAGCATGTTTTCATGAAGGGGGAAGGGGTAAACTACACCTGTTGCaaacattatacatacatagaAACAACAATAGTTCTCAGCAATCGCTAACCATCGGAGAGGTCATGTAAACAAAACTCTTGAAGATGACCTGCTCAGCAAACATCACACACAACATAAGCATGCTCCCCGTGAAGCTTCGAACAGAAAGATATTGTAGTAAATGCTTAAGCCTGCAAAAGAAATATGCCAATGAGAAAGCAAAGTTGGCTCATCATGTTGTGAGTATTATtaagaatataaaaattttaaaaatcataatcaATAAACAGATTCCACCAATGAAACTACATTTTGGCAAGTAAGTCAAAAGGATTGGTTGGCTCAGAAGATAACTCATGACAAAATATCAATGTCAATCATGTTTGGAAGGATATGGAAAGCAATCAGAAATTTCCAGTAACATAGTGTACTTTGAACTGAGGAGTCAAAACAATATCACATTGAGTGTATTTCACAAAAGAATTGGAAATCTGTATTTTGAATACTTCCCGGAAGAGCATCATTTGATTATTTCATGCTAAAGATGTTTCCATGACTGCaatcattataaataaaatgattgTAAATATTGATCAAGGCATACCATGATCTTAAAGGTCCAGGTAAAGAAGAAATGGCACTTTAAAGCAAGTTGAAGCCCAAACGATCATGCTCCACTGGGACTGTTGTGCTAGCCATTCGATTaagcatatataaatataatattcatgCTGAGCCATCACCAGAAGTCATTGATTGCCCAAGAGCTGTTCTTGCTCTAAGCTGCAATAAACAAAAAGTTAGACTAAAAAAAGACACTAATGATAATCTACATGTAGTTTAGTTTCAGtcaatttgtaa from Ipomoea triloba cultivar NCNSP0323 chromosome 7, ASM357664v1 encodes:
- the LOC116025217 gene encoding heterogeneous nuclear ribonucleoprotein F-like isoform X2 yields the protein MFYRGGDPREMGLKRQRIMDEGSSYYSIPPVSNYTYNPPPPLPPDHPYIGKPPAFPVVRLRGLPFGCTERQIADFLHGLDVVDVVLVHKGGKFTGEAYCVLGYSLQVDFALQRNMQNMGKRYVEVFKSEKKEYYRAVANEFSDARRVSVPKARPSEDGRDFTRSGSILRARPSEDGKDLEEHTGVLRLRGLPFSASKEDIIKFFKDFSLSENSIHLTANSAGKATGEAFVEFSNAEDSKAAMAKDMMTIGSRYIELFLSSREVLEEAVSRGRLLDKQSDDQDLTEGTCVLRMRGLPYSAANDDIKTFFKEFVLSDKSIHIKFKFKRRPTGEGFVEFANPEDAKAALAKDRMTLGSRYIELFPSSLEELNEAVSRVQ
- the LOC116025217 gene encoding heterogeneous nuclear ribonucleoprotein F-like isoform X1; the encoded protein is MFYRGRYFDSGDPREMGLKRQRIMDEGSSYYSIPPVSNYTYNPPPPLPPDHPYIGKPPAFPVVRLRGLPFGCTERQIADFLHGLDVVDVVLVHKGGKFTGEAYCVLGYSLQVDFALQRNMQNMGKRYVEVFKSEKKEYYRAVANEFSDARRVSVPKARPSEDGRDFTRSGSILRARPSEDGKDLEEHTGVLRLRGLPFSASKEDIIKFFKDFSLSENSIHLTANSAGKATGEAFVEFSNAEDSKAAMAKDMMTIGSRYIELFLSSREVLEEAVSRGRLLDKQSDDQDLTEGTCVLRMRGLPYSAANDDIKTFFKEFVLSDKSIHIKFKFKRRPTGEGFVEFANPEDAKAALAKDRMTLGSRYIELFPSSLEELNEAVSRVQ